The Apibacter raozihei DNA segment ACTGCACCTGCAAAGAATTCCGATACTACTACAGCAAATACACAAACGGAAATTAAATCCATATCTCCAATACTTGCAGATTCATTACAAAGCAGAAATGAAACGAATCCTTTTTTAAAAGATTCCGATTCCATAAAAATGAAAATTTCCGGTAGATTGATTAATGCAGATACGCAACAACCTATACCGGATGCTGAAATTATTTTAGGAAATACTCAAAATTTCGCTTCTTCGGATAAGGAAGGGTATTTTTACGTAGAGTCAGATGAATGGGTGAATTCATTAGGAATCACTACTTCTGATTTTCCTTTGAAGTATGTAGCCCTTGAAAAAGGTGATAATCTTAATATGGAAATTAAATTTTCAGTTAATGATAACAATGAGACACCGAACAACACTTCTGGTAACCAATCTTCCGAACAAACGTTAGGAGTTATAGAAGTGGTTGCTTTTCCAAAAAAGAGAGTACCTAAAAAAGAAAATCCGGCATATAGAATTTTAAATGAGCTTTGGAAAAGAAGAAGAACTAACGGGCTTACAAATTTTAAAAATTATCAATACAAAGAGTACGAAAAAATAGAGTTTGACTTAAACAATGTTGATAGTACTTTTATGAGCAAGAAGATATTTAAAAAGTTAAATATTACTTCTTCGGATATTGATACTTTAGATGTCATTAACGGTAAAACCTATTTGCCAGTTTTTATAAATGAATCTATAACAGATATTGTAGGGCAGAACGTTCCGTCTAAAAAAGAAAAAGAATTTTTATTAGGAAATAAAGCTTCCGGAATTCCTAACAACGACATCATTGCTAATACAGTTAAAAATTTATATAAAGACATAAATATATATGATAATACCTTAAACTTTTTTAACAAAGGTTTTACAAGCCCTGTTGCAACTATAGGATTTTCTGTTTACGATTATTTGTTGGTAGGAGTTAAAGATGTGGAAGGAGTCAGTTGTTATCATATCAAATACAGACCCCGAAGAGATAATGAATTAACTTTTAAAGGAGACTTATACATAACCGAAAATACCTATGCAGTCCGGGAAGTGACTATGCAATCCACATCCGGAATAAATGTAAATTTCGTTAAAGATATTTACATGGAGCTTAGTTATGATAATGTAAACGATTCAATTTTTATACCTCTAAGAAATTATACGGTTTTGGATATGTCTCTGCTATCCAAAAAAGAAGGTACTAAAGGAATGTTTGCCAAGCGTACCATATCGTATGAAAACTATAAATTTGATCAGCCGGAAACGGAGGTTGAATCTTTGATTAACAGGCAATGGGATCCTATATCACAAGGGGCTTATAATAAAAAAGATGATTTTTGGGCAGATAACAGACCTGAGCGTTTAGGTGAAGATGAGATAAAAGCTTATGAATTGGTTGATAAAGTCTCTAAAACTAAATTTTTCCGAAATATTGTCGACGGAGTACAAGTTATATCATCTGGATATATAAATATTGGTAAAGCAGTAGATATAGGTAATTTATATCAGTCTTTTGGGTTCAATACTGTGGAAGGTTTAAGGCTAAGAGCGGGTGCTAGAACTTATTTTACTCCAAATGATATGTGGAGGGTGGAAGGTTATACTGCTTACGGATTTAAAGATCAACAATTCAAATATGGTGCTGAAGCACGATATATGTTTAATAAATTTAATCGGTTCACCGTCGGTTTAGGAACTAAAAGAGATATAACTCAATTAGGTGTTTCCTTAACGGAAGATGAAGGTGTTATGACCCGTTCTTTTGCTTCCTCATCAATCATATCCAGAGGAGATAATGATTTTCTAAGTTCTGTTAATAGAACTAATGCTTTCTTATCAATAGAGCCTTGGAAAAACTTTCAAATCAGGTTGGATGGTTCTTATCAATACATAAAATCAGCAAATCCTGAAAAATTCGATATTGGTTATTATAATAAAAATGGGAACAAAAAAAATGAATTATATGATACCCATCTTACTTTAAGTATTATGGCTAGGCCTGGGGCTAAGTATTCGCGTAACGGTTTAGACAGATATGAGCATACCTCTTTAGCACCCACTATTATTTTAAAGTATGTTAAAGGCTTCAATGGAGTTTTGGATAGTGATTTCAATTACGATAAACTTCAGCTCTTATATTCTCAGCCAATACTTTGGGGTCCTATTGGTAAAACTAATGTAACCTTTGAATTTGGTAAGATATTTAACAAGCTTCCGGTTTCTTTATTAGGAGTTTTACCAGGAAACCAGTCTTACGGAATTATTCCTAATACATTTTCACAATTAGATTACTATGATTTTGTTACGGATATTTACTCAGCATTGCATGTAGAGCATCATTTCAACGGTAGATTTTTCTCTTATATACCCTTGTTAAAAAAATTACAACTTAGAGAAGTAGTATTTTTCCGAGGAGCCTGGGGAGATATCTCTGATGGAGCAAAATCGTTAAATGCTTCCAGTATTGCTTACAGGGCACCTAGCAAAGATATATATTATGAATATGGATTTGGAGTCGAAAATATAGGATTTGGTAACTTACGTATATTTAGAGTTGATTTTAACTGGAGAGGTAATTATTTGGATATGCCTGAAGTAAGTAAATTTGGTGTAAAAGTAGGAATGCAGTTTACATTCTAGATAAAAAAAAGGGAAATTAAATTTCCCTTTTTTTATTATTTTTTATTATTTAATATTTGATTTTGAGTTAGTTCGCGAATATTGCCGTAAGTGTTTTTCATAAGCTTAGGAATTTTATCTTTAGAAAACCAGTTTACTATTTCAATGTTTTCTTCTTTTTGCGGTTTAGGTTTTGCAGTGCCTTTATATTTCATATGGAACCAGTAAACAACTTTTAAATAATATCTTTTATCAAAATACACATGATAGGTAACGGATGCAAACTTACCAAGTTTAAGATCCGATATTGAACATTCTTCCTCTACTTCACGTACAGCAGCATTTTCAAACGATTCTTTCTTCTCAACATGTCCTTTGGGTAAGTCCCATAGACCATTACGTTTAATAAATAAGTAGTTGTTATCTTTATTCCTCACAATACCGCCGGCAGCATAAACCGGTTGCGCAAAATTTTGAAATTTTTCCCAAACTTTATTTTTTTTGGAATGATAAATATGAATATGCTCTTTATCAGTGTTAAAAAGAAGATCAAAAGCCGATTCAAAAGTGGTTTTTGTTTTGTAGTGCAGGTTTACAGCTTCATTAACTTCCTTTTTACCGATAGTGAGAAGCTTGTCATTGACAAAAATTTTGTACATTTGTTAACTGATTTTTTCAAAAATACAAAAAAATGAATATAACCGGAGAAAAAACATTAGTTAATAAATCTGCAGAAGAAGTTTATGCGATTACATCACAGCCCGTAGAATATGAGAAATTTATGCCGGAAAATATCGATAAATTTGAAGCTACTGAAGATGGTTTTGTTTTTGCATTAAAAGGTATGCCGGAAATAGGATTAAAAGTAGAAGAAAGAATTCCTAATTCCAAAGTTGTTTTCACATCAGCTAAAGAATCGCTTAACTTTAATCTTTCCTTGTTTATTCAATCTCTTTCAGAAAATACCTCAGAAATTCAATTTATATTTGAGGGTAAATTTAATATGTTTATTTCTGCTATGGTGGAAAAGCCACTCAAAAATTTTATCAAATCTTTGACTGAAGGAATTTCTAAAATTTAATATATATTTTATCTTAGTATATTTTAAAAGTCTTTTTTATTTATTAAAAAAGACTTTTTTTATATATTTATTAAACGCTAATGTCTTTTAAACCAATTAATTATTGTTTAATAATTAAAAATAGATTCAAATTAAAGATAATCAGATACAAATATCCTGATATATTTATAAATTACTATATTTGAACCCTGAATTTGTTATGAATTCAGAAATTAATGTATAATATTTAAAATAAAGATTATGATCTGGAATAGTCTTTATCTTCATGTATAAATTTAATTAATATTTATTGGTGAATAAATAAAAAAAATGTTTTAGAGCTGAATTAAATTATTAAATTACCGTTATGACAAAAATGTCATATTGATAAAAACTATGAAAAATATCTTATTAGAATCTTTAGGTGTTATAAACACTCCACATAAAAAAATAGAAGGTATGCCAATACAGCCAGCAGGTGCAGTAGGAATACAAGGAACCATTATTGTTGACGAAAAATTTTTAAAAGGCTTAAAGGACTTAGAAGGTTTTTCACACTTTATATTAATATATCTTTTTCATCAAATACAAGAATATGAATTAGAAATAATTCCGTTTATGGATACAGTTGCGAGAGGAGTTTTTGCTACTCGTTCACCTAAGCGCCCCAACAGAATAGGCCTGTCTATAGTCAAAATGATAAAAATTGAAAATAATCGTGTTTATTTTGAAGGGGCTGATATGCTAGATGGAACTCCTTTACTTGATATAAAACCATTTTTTGGAAATTATGACAATCAATTCAACGTAAAAAATGGTTGGCTGGATAAAGTGGGGAAAATTGATATAAGTAAAAAAAAATCTGATAAAAGATTTGAATAATTTAATGACTACCATGAATTTTAAATATAAAAATGTAATTCTGTTGATATTTCTATTACTTTTTTTTGTATTGAGTTTTATATTATCATTTACTATAGGAAGATATCCAATATCAGTTACCGATATACTAACTTATACTTTTACAGGTAAGGCTGAGGATGAAAATTTACCACTGTTGTTGTTTGAGGTACGTTTACCCAGAGTCATAGGAGCTGTAATAGCAGGAGGAGCTTTATCTGTATCAGGAGCAGCATATCAAGGATTATTTAGAAATCCGATGGTAAGTCCGGATATTCTTGGTGTTAGTTCCGGAGCAGGTTTTGGAGCCTCTTTAGCAATTCTTTTATCTTTGAGTGCATGGGCTATACAATTTTCGGCCTTCATTGCAGGATTATTTTCAGTATTACTGGCGGTGTTTTTGAGCCGTTATATTTCCATGTTTAATAATAGAATCTTGATATTGGTTCTTTCAGGTATGATTATAAGCTCAATTTTTGGTTCACTTATTTCATTATTAAAATACATCGCTGATACGGAATATAAGCTACCTGATATAACATTCTGGCTCATGGGAAGTCTTTCCGAAATAACTGTGAAAGAAATAAAAACCATTTTACCTATAGTTTCTATTTCTCTTATCCCATTATTTTTAGTGTCATGGAAGCTTAATATTTTGTCTTTAGGTGAAGAAGAGGCTCAGACACTAGGTATTAATACTTCCCGCTTACGACTAGTAGTCATCTATTGTGCTTCTCTACTTACAGCATCTATTGTTTCTGTTGCAGGTCTAATAGGTTGGATAGGGTTGATCATTCCCCACATGACAAGATTTATTACAGGTCCAAATCACAGAATTCTTCTCCCTGCTTCATTTTTACTGGGAGGAACATTTTTATTATGGATAGATAATTTATCAAGATCTATTTCATCTTTAGAAATTCCTCTGACTATAATAACTTCCTTAATTGGAGCTCCTTTATTTTTTGTGCTTTTAAAATTTTCTTCAAGAAATGCCTGGTAAAATAATTATGGAAACAATTAAAATAGAATTAAGACAGGCTGAATTAGGATATAAAAAATCAGTTGTATTAAAGAATGTTAATGTAGAGTTGTTAACAAATAGCACCGTGTGTTTGTTAGGTAAAAATGGGGCAGGTAAAACAACATTGTTTAAATCAATATTAGGTATTTTGCCTACGCTTTCTGGGAGTA contains these protein-coding regions:
- the tsaA gene encoding tRNA (N6-threonylcarbamoyladenosine(37)-N6)-methyltransferase TrmO; this encodes MKNILLESLGVINTPHKKIEGMPIQPAGAVGIQGTIIVDEKFLKGLKDLEGFSHFILIYLFHQIQEYELEIIPFMDTVARGVFATRSPKRPNRIGLSIVKMIKIENNRVYFEGADMLDGTPLLDIKPFFGNYDNQFNVKNGWLDKVGKIDISKKKSDKRFE
- a CDS encoding DUF5686 family protein → MIKKILFLSTLCYGCSLMAQVKITGVVINSDIQRPVSGAVISLKNTSIQTISDKNGNFKIESPLPVDSLMVKMGDIPLRTIAITKTEYNGLIIGLSSDELKNILTAPQITAPAKNSDTTTANTQTEIKSISPILADSLQSRNETNPFLKDSDSIKMKISGRLINADTQQPIPDAEIILGNTQNFASSDKEGYFYVESDEWVNSLGITTSDFPLKYVALEKGDNLNMEIKFSVNDNNETPNNTSGNQSSEQTLGVIEVVAFPKKRVPKKENPAYRILNELWKRRRTNGLTNFKNYQYKEYEKIEFDLNNVDSTFMSKKIFKKLNITSSDIDTLDVINGKTYLPVFINESITDIVGQNVPSKKEKEFLLGNKASGIPNNDIIANTVKNLYKDINIYDNTLNFFNKGFTSPVATIGFSVYDYLLVGVKDVEGVSCYHIKYRPRRDNELTFKGDLYITENTYAVREVTMQSTSGINVNFVKDIYMELSYDNVNDSIFIPLRNYTVLDMSLLSKKEGTKGMFAKRTISYENYKFDQPETEVESLINRQWDPISQGAYNKKDDFWADNRPERLGEDEIKAYELVDKVSKTKFFRNIVDGVQVISSGYINIGKAVDIGNLYQSFGFNTVEGLRLRAGARTYFTPNDMWRVEGYTAYGFKDQQFKYGAEARYMFNKFNRFTVGLGTKRDITQLGVSLTEDEGVMTRSFASSSIISRGDNDFLSSVNRTNAFLSIEPWKNFQIRLDGSYQYIKSANPEKFDIGYYNKNGNKKNELYDTHLTLSIMARPGAKYSRNGLDRYEHTSLAPTIILKYVKGFNGVLDSDFNYDKLQLLYSQPILWGPIGKTNVTFEFGKIFNKLPVSLLGVLPGNQSYGIIPNTFSQLDYYDFVTDIYSALHVEHHFNGRFFSYIPLLKKLQLREVVFFRGAWGDISDGAKSLNASSIAYRAPSKDIYYEYGFGVENIGFGNLRIFRVDFNWRGNYLDMPEVSKFGVKVGMQFTF
- a CDS encoding SRPBCC family protein, whose protein sequence is MNITGEKTLVNKSAEEVYAITSQPVEYEKFMPENIDKFEATEDGFVFALKGMPEIGLKVEERIPNSKVVFTSAKESLNFNLSLFIQSLSENTSEIQFIFEGKFNMFISAMVEKPLKNFIKSLTEGISKI
- a CDS encoding NUDIX hydrolase: MYKIFVNDKLLTIGKKEVNEAVNLHYKTKTTFESAFDLLFNTDKEHIHIYHSKKNKVWEKFQNFAQPVYAAGGIVRNKDNNYLFIKRNGLWDLPKGHVEKKESFENAAVREVEEECSISDLKLGKFASVTYHVYFDKRYYLKVVYWFHMKYKGTAKPKPQKEENIEIVNWFSKDKIPKLMKNTYGNIRELTQNQILNNKK
- a CDS encoding FecCD family ABC transporter permease, translated to MSFILSFTIGRYPISVTDILTYTFTGKAEDENLPLLLFEVRLPRVIGAVIAGGALSVSGAAYQGLFRNPMVSPDILGVSSGAGFGASLAILLSLSAWAIQFSAFIAGLFSVLLAVFLSRYISMFNNRILILVLSGMIISSIFGSLISLLKYIADTEYKLPDITFWLMGSLSEITVKEIKTILPIVSISLIPLFLVSWKLNILSLGEEEAQTLGINTSRLRLVVIYCASLLTASIVSVAGLIGWIGLIIPHMTRFITGPNHRILLPASFLLGGTFLLWIDNLSRSISSLEIPLTIITSLIGAPLFFVLLKFSSRNAW